A genomic segment from Candidatus Cloacimonadaceae bacterium encodes:
- a CDS encoding S8 family serine peptidase, which yields MKTGIVIITFLLLLAPLIAGLSDQKIEPGKAVIKLKPDAKSLMQLGIGKIGISSLSEKFQALNIREVKPRFQTDPGKSSPIDLSLILELSFDVKYDPIGICNSLLRDANVIYAEPIYIDEVFDAPNDANYASSLYFNALQAEAAWTIHKGENGIQPVILAVVDTGLMWKHPDIVQNIWHNLGEDANGNGWTIFHNGSAWVMDPGDLNGIDNDGNGKIDDLIGWDFVLDGTFAEGNDPFETGGHGTLVSGIANSRTNNSIGGASLAWNVKLMPVSCTYAGVPNSIYRGYDAIIYAAGKGAGVINCSWGGTGFSQANQDAVNYASSLGSVIVAAGGNSNNSVPIYPAAYQNVVAVAALLNNGIKVSTSSFGAFISVSAPTEAVGSISGGTGYTLVSNATSYASPIASSLAALIRSYNPAWTNAQVVNQLVATCDFIDNLNPGKENTLGQGKLNAWRALSETNPVPDQELKLALLQVRAPSDQNGNKAIEAGEQFSLNLLLRNYSYGASSGNVTYTLSSTDPMVTILQNTVSGSVSQDSFIQLNNAFLVVASPTATSKYVTFTLNISANLPIVFGASSNFQMLINAGGILVWEGVSGGRNMSGSYLRTSLLALGHQVTLGTLFPSSFYTFSAVFLSFGVAGSNIYRFASNENFDALREYLESGGRVYIEGGDMIGWDLLAYFPQVEPGLDGYQIMWPLLGLTSANDGTTNVISNLSGETGWHTLGIAFTGSAQTVNSFIDIYTPNQNGISAFVEDNYGVVAVQSIGVFGQRCFVFSYALRELIDAALPSTKAELVTRIRDFLLSANLVLPDVRNLRIFKTAGNMIRVQWDYPFAVDAFNVGSDENPAGSFLFIEHAGPLLELELAPSARRFFKVRAARAFGL from the coding sequence ATGAAAACAGGCATTGTAATTATAACTTTTTTGCTCTTACTTGCTCCACTGATCGCCGGGCTAAGCGATCAAAAAATTGAGCCTGGCAAAGCGGTGATCAAGCTCAAACCGGACGCCAAATCCCTGATGCAGCTTGGCATTGGGAAAATCGGCATTTCCTCTCTGAGCGAGAAGTTTCAGGCTTTGAATATCCGTGAAGTCAAACCCCGATTCCAGACTGATCCGGGAAAATCCAGCCCCATCGATCTTTCCCTCATCCTGGAGCTCAGTTTCGATGTAAAATATGATCCCATAGGCATTTGCAACTCCCTTTTGAGGGATGCAAACGTCATTTATGCCGAGCCGATCTACATCGACGAGGTTTTTGACGCTCCGAATGATGCAAACTATGCTTCCTCGCTATATTTCAACGCACTCCAGGCAGAGGCGGCATGGACGATCCACAAAGGAGAAAACGGCATTCAACCGGTGATCCTGGCAGTAGTGGATACCGGCTTGATGTGGAAGCATCCGGATATCGTGCAAAATATATGGCACAACCTCGGCGAAGACGCCAATGGCAACGGTTGGACGATCTTTCACAACGGCAGCGCCTGGGTGATGGATCCGGGGGATTTGAACGGAATCGACAATGACGGAAATGGCAAGATCGATGATCTGATCGGCTGGGACTTCGTTTTGGACGGAACTTTCGCGGAAGGCAACGATCCTTTTGAAACCGGAGGACACGGAACCCTTGTATCCGGCATCGCCAATTCCCGCACAAATAACTCTATCGGGGGCGCCAGCCTTGCCTGGAACGTGAAACTGATGCCGGTATCCTGCACCTACGCGGGGGTGCCAAATTCCATCTACAGAGGTTATGACGCCATCATCTATGCCGCGGGAAAAGGCGCCGGCGTGATCAATTGTTCCTGGGGTGGAACGGGTTTTTCACAAGCGAACCAAGATGCGGTGAATTACGCATCGTCGCTTGGCAGCGTGATTGTAGCCGCGGGTGGAAACAGCAACAACAGCGTGCCGATCTATCCAGCCGCCTATCAAAACGTGGTGGCGGTGGCGGCGTTGCTCAATAACGGAATCAAGGTCTCCACTTCAAGTTTTGGAGCGTTCATCAGTGTTTCAGCTCCCACGGAAGCGGTTGGTTCGATCAGCGGCGGAACTGGATACACCTTGGTCAGCAACGCCACTTCCTATGCCAGCCCGATTGCTTCATCGTTGGCGGCTTTGATCAGATCCTACAATCCTGCTTGGACAAACGCTCAGGTGGTGAATCAACTCGTCGCAACCTGCGATTTTATCGACAACCTCAATCCCGGCAAGGAAAACACCCTCGGACAGGGAAAGCTCAATGCCTGGCGCGCGCTTTCGGAAACGAATCCGGTGCCAGATCAGGAACTCAAACTGGCGCTGCTCCAAGTGCGCGCGCCCAGCGATCAAAACGGAAACAAAGCCATCGAGGCGGGGGAGCAGTTTTCGCTAAATCTGCTTTTGCGCAACTATTCTTATGGCGCGAGCTCAGGCAACGTCACCTACACGCTTTCAAGCACCGATCCGATGGTCACGATCCTGCAAAACACTGTTAGCGGATCGGTATCTCAGGATTCATTCATCCAGCTCAACAACGCCTTCCTCGTGGTTGCTTCTCCCACGGCGACATCGAAATACGTGACTTTTACCTTGAATATCAGCGCTAATCTGCCCATCGTCTTTGGCGCGAGCAGCAATTTCCAGATGTTGATCAATGCCGGCGGGATTCTTGTCTGGGAAGGGGTTTCCGGAGGACGCAACATGAGCGGAAGCTATCTTCGCACAAGCTTGCTCGCCCTCGGACATCAGGTCACCCTCGGAACGCTCTTTCCAAGCTCGTTTTATACTTTTAGCGCGGTGTTTTTGAGTTTCGGAGTGGCTGGCAGCAACATCTATCGCTTTGCAAGCAACGAGAATTTCGACGCTTTGAGAGAATATCTGGAAAGCGGCGGCAGAGTCTATATCGAAGGCGGAGACATGATCGGATGGGATCTCCTGGCATATTTCCCACAAGTGGAACCCGGCTTGGATGGATACCAAATCATGTGGCCGCTATTGGGACTAACCAGCGCAAATGACGGAACTACCAATGTGATCTCAAACCTAAGCGGAGAAACGGGATGGCACACCTTGGGGATTGCTTTCACCGGCTCGGCTCAGACAGTGAACTCCTTCATCGACATCTATACTCCCAATCAAAACGGCATTTCCGCTTTTGTGGAGGACAACTATGGCGTCGTGGCGGTGCAAAGCATCGGCGTTTTTGGGCAGCGCTGTTTCGTCTTTTCCTATGCTCTGCGGGAATTGATCGATGCCGCCTTACCAAGCACGAAGGCGGAATTGGTCACCCGCATCCGGGATTTTCTGCTCTCGGCAAATCTCGTCCTGCCGGATGT
- a CDS encoding HIT family protein, with protein sequence MNCVFCRIPSSSYIAENGSFFAIPDQRPVSKGHVLIISKRHFEDVFSMQREEAPDIQDLLVKVKDWLAERYAPDGYNLGTNCGSHAGQSVFHYHLHVIPRYKSDRLIGMRGLREYISEII encoded by the coding sequence ATGAATTGCGTCTTTTGCCGGATACCAAGTTCATCATACATCGCGGAAAACGGGAGTTTTTTTGCCATACCAGACCAGCGTCCGGTTTCGAAGGGGCATGTTTTGATCATCTCCAAGCGTCATTTTGAGGATGTCTTTTCAATGCAACGCGAGGAAGCGCCGGATATACAGGATCTCCTCGTCAAAGTAAAGGACTGGCTGGCAGAAAGATACGCTCCGGATGGCTATAATCTGGGCACGAATTGCGGCAGCCACGCCGGGCAAAGCGTCTTCCATTATCATCTGCACGTGATCCCCCGCTACAAATCCGATCGCTTAATCGGTATGCGCGGGCTGCGTGAATACATCAGCGAAATCATATAG
- the lpxA gene encoding acyl-ACP--UDP-N-acetylglucosamine O-acyltransferase, producing MSVIHPTAIIQEGAVIGENCEIGAYCVIGSKAKLGRDNRLYPHVIIDGDAAIGDGNRIFSYAVIGTDPQDLKYAGEPTRLRIGDNNTIREFVTINRSNQMGEDTVIGDSNLFMAYVHVAHNCQIGSHCVIANTVQMAGHLHIGDYAIIGGATAIHQFVHIGTHAFVGGASAIKKDIAPYTRGQGNPYKTVGLNSVGLVRKGFSNERVAAIKTVYNLFYRSGLNTSQALEAVKELGELTPEQQIFYDFVLNADRGLST from the coding sequence ATGAGCGTCATCCATCCCACCGCCATTATCCAGGAGGGAGCCGTCATCGGCGAAAACTGCGAGATCGGAGCGTATTGCGTGATCGGGAGCAAGGCAAAGCTCGGCAGGGACAACCGCCTATACCCCCACGTCATCATCGATGGAGATGCGGCTATCGGAGATGGCAACCGCATCTTTTCCTATGCTGTGATCGGCACCGATCCCCAGGATTTGAAATATGCCGGAGAGCCTACCCGGCTGCGTATCGGGGACAATAATACCATCCGCGAATTTGTGACCATCAACCGCAGCAACCAGATGGGCGAAGATACCGTCATCGGCGACAGCAATCTGTTTATGGCTTACGTCCACGTCGCACATAATTGCCAGATAGGATCCCACTGCGTGATCGCAAACACCGTCCAGATGGCGGGTCATTTGCACATCGGCGACTATGCCATCATCGGTGGCGCGACCGCGATTCACCAATTTGTTCATATCGGAACGCACGCTTTTGTCGGCGGAGCTTCGGCGATCAAAAAAGACATTGCTCCATACACCCGCGGACAAGGAAATCCCTATAAAACCGTGGGACTAAACAGCGTCGGCTTGGTGAGAAAGGGCTTTTCCAACGAACGTGTCGCAGCCATCAAAACAGTCTATAACCTTTTTTACCGCAGCGGCTTGAACACTTCCCAAGCGCTTGAAGCGGTCAAGGAACTCGGCGAACTCACTCCCGAACAACAGATCTTCTACGATTTCGTCCTCAACGCCGACCGCGGCTTATCCACATAG
- a CDS encoding bifunctional UDP-3-O-[3-hydroxymyristoyl] N-acetylglucosamine deacetylase/3-hydroxyacyl-ACP dehydratase, giving the protein MTEYKHTICSPVSYTGIGLHTGEISTICFKPAGQEEGIVFIRVDLPGKPEIPADIDHVVDISRGTTIGIRDATVGTIEHVLSAIKGLNIDNIRIEIDGPETPVADGSAFVFLNLLRQAGAQPQNSERIFFELDSPISFSAPEENVDIVIVPSNELKVTFMIDYKHPYLGTQYTWLPSLAFYEKEFAGARTFCFINEILYLKEKGLIKGGSLDNALVIAEPNMSEAELKHLQEVFEYHEPVAVSDEGILNNNKLRYHNEFVRHKVVDLLGDIALLGMPIKGHILAARSGHKTNVEFVRKLRQIQKKRELQKIYQKQKSKDVVFDINAIMRIIPHRYPFLLVDKIIDFVPGESITGIKNVTINEPFFEGHFPGHPIMPGVLIVEGMAQAGGIMLLNQLENPQDYVAYFASIDNVKFRKPVLPGDTLRYELKVISLKRSLSKMHGDAYVGNEKVAEGDFMAMITEKNK; this is encoded by the coding sequence ATGACAGAATATAAACACACTATCTGCTCTCCGGTTTCCTACACGGGGATCGGTCTGCACACCGGGGAAATCAGCACTATTTGTTTCAAACCGGCGGGGCAGGAAGAAGGCATCGTCTTCATCCGCGTCGATCTGCCGGGAAAACCTGAAATTCCCGCGGATATCGATCACGTGGTGGATATTTCCCGCGGCACGACCATCGGTATCAGGGACGCCACGGTCGGCACGATCGAACACGTCCTCTCCGCCATCAAAGGTCTCAATATCGACAACATCCGCATTGAGATCGACGGACCAGAAACCCCGGTGGCGGATGGCTCAGCTTTCGTTTTTCTCAATCTGCTTCGACAAGCGGGTGCCCAACCTCAAAACTCCGAGCGGATCTTCTTTGAGCTGGATTCCCCGATCAGCTTTTCCGCTCCGGAGGAAAACGTCGATATCGTGATCGTTCCCTCCAACGAACTGAAAGTCACTTTCATGATCGATTACAAACATCCGTATCTCGGCACGCAATATACTTGGCTGCCGAGTCTGGCCTTCTATGAAAAGGAATTTGCCGGCGCGCGCACTTTTTGCTTTATCAACGAAATCCTTTATCTGAAAGAAAAGGGCTTGATCAAAGGCGGCTCTTTGGACAACGCGCTCGTGATCGCAGAACCAAACATGAGCGAAGCGGAGCTCAAACACCTGCAGGAGGTGTTCGAATACCATGAACCGGTCGCGGTCTCCGATGAAGGCATCCTCAATAACAACAAACTGCGCTATCATAACGAGTTCGTTCGTCACAAAGTGGTCGATCTGCTTGGCGACATCGCGCTTTTGGGCATGCCGATCAAAGGGCACATCCTCGCCGCGCGCAGCGGACACAAGACAAACGTCGAGTTCGTGCGCAAGCTGCGTCAGATACAAAAGAAAAGAGAGCTGCAAAAGATCTATCAGAAACAAAAAAGCAAGGACGTCGTTTTTGATATCAACGCCATCATGCGCATCATCCCCCACCGCTACCCATTCCTATTGGTGGATAAGATCATAGATTTCGTCCCCGGTGAATCGATCACGGGGATCAAAAACGTGACCATCAACGAACCTTTTTTTGAAGGACATTTTCCCGGACATCCGATCATGCCGGGTGTTCTGATCGTCGAAGGCATGGCACAAGCCGGCGGAATCATGCTCCTCAATCAATTGGAAAACCCTCAGGACTACGTAGCCTATTTTGCCTCCATAGACAACGTCAAATTCCGCAAACCGGTGCTCCCCGGAGACACCCTTCGCTATGAATTGAAGGTCATTTCCCTGAAACGTTCGCTCTCCAAGATGCACGGCGATGCCTACGTCGGCAACGAAAAGGTCGCGGAAGGAGATTTTATGGCAATGATCACGGAGAAGAATAAATGA
- the lpxD gene encoding UDP-3-O-(3-hydroxymyristoyl)glucosamine N-acyltransferase: protein MKQFKQSLSLERVRQITSADVSGSPDIVLDSVSEPADATASSIIFWEQEKYFDAVSASLAGLIITTAEGAKRLPGRHILITDKPYFTLLKLVSYWLRICSTQIQHEIKSSAVIDPAAKIGSPVSIGENCVIGKDCVIGDGCRISANCIISDGSVLGENCLLYPNVTIYEDSVIGSEVIIHSGAVIGADGFGFLLMEGIQQKIPQIGNVVIGDRVEIGANSCVDRATLGSTIIGEGTKLDNMVHIAHNCVIGRHCMLCAQVGLAGSTKLGDYVYLAGQVGVAGHLKIGDRAMVGAQSGITHEIPADSKYFGSPALEAITMKRILASQKNLPDIYRFYLKHNKSNT from the coding sequence ATGAAGCAATTCAAGCAAAGTCTGAGCCTTGAGCGCGTCAGACAAATCACATCAGCCGATGTTTCGGGCTCTCCGGATATCGTTTTGGACAGCGTCTCCGAACCTGCTGATGCGACGGCAAGCAGCATTATTTTCTGGGAACAGGAAAAGTATTTTGATGCCGTGTCCGCCTCACTCGCAGGGCTAATCATCACTACCGCCGAAGGAGCGAAAAGACTCCCAGGGCGGCATATACTGATCACCGACAAACCATATTTCACGCTGCTCAAGCTGGTCAGCTACTGGCTGCGCATCTGCTCCACTCAGATCCAACACGAGATCAAATCCTCCGCAGTGATCGATCCCGCAGCAAAGATCGGATCTCCTGTCAGCATCGGAGAAAACTGCGTGATCGGCAAGGATTGCGTGATCGGAGACGGATGCCGCATCAGCGCGAACTGCATTATTTCAGATGGCAGCGTCCTCGGTGAAAATTGCCTGCTATATCCAAACGTCACGATCTATGAGGACAGCGTCATCGGCAGCGAAGTCATCATCCACAGCGGCGCAGTGATCGGTGCCGACGGATTTGGCTTTCTGTTAATGGAAGGCATCCAGCAAAAGATACCGCAGATCGGAAACGTCGTGATCGGCGACCGTGTCGAGATCGGTGCCAATAGTTGCGTTGACCGCGCCACCCTCGGCTCCACCATCATCGGAGAGGGCACCAAATTGGACAACATGGTCCACATCGCACACAATTGTGTGATCGGAAGGCATTGCATGCTTTGCGCTCAGGTAGGTCTTGCCGGCAGCACGAAATTGGGCGACTATGTCTATCTCGCGGGACAGGTGGGAGTCGCGGGACACCTCAAGATTGGCGACAGAGCGATGGTTGGCGCTCAGTCCGGAATCACTCATGAAATCCCCGCGGACAGTAAGTACTTTGGCTCTCCGGCGCTTGAGGCAATCACAATGAAACGCATCCTCGCCAGCCAAAAAAACCTACCGGACATCTACCGGTTCTATCTAAAGCACAACAAATCAAATACATAA
- a CDS encoding OmpH family outer membrane protein, whose amino-acid sequence MKKLILALLIAVCALSFGFAQAVKLGYVNTDRILVESNEASEIARLFNLDKQNWMTQVRQLDEQIKLMERDFEIDKLTKNEAAKREAQARIETKKAEAGRMLEEYFGEGGKADKRYGELIDPLTLKIHTIIKKIADDEKYTMVFDVSYGVILYAAPQTDITEQVLQVLNKDTIAPAADKTNQQNQTQPNTTKPKDPFDFGAPGKP is encoded by the coding sequence ATGAAAAAACTCATACTGGCGCTCTTGATCGCAGTTTGCGCGCTGTCCTTTGGATTCGCCCAAGCAGTGAAACTGGGTTATGTCAACACCGACCGCATTTTGGTCGAAAGCAATGAAGCGTCGGAAATCGCCCGGCTTTTCAATCTGGATAAGCAAAACTGGATGACCCAGGTGCGCCAACTTGACGAACAGATCAAGCTGATGGAACGCGATTTCGAGATCGACAAACTCACCAAGAATGAGGCGGCGAAACGCGAAGCCCAGGCGAGAATTGAAACCAAAAAAGCGGAAGCCGGACGCATGCTGGAAGAATATTTCGGCGAAGGCGGCAAAGCGGACAAACGATACGGCGAGCTCATCGACCCCCTCACCCTCAAGATCCACACGATCATCAAAAAGATCGCCGATGACGAGAAATATACGATGGTCTTTGATGTCAGCTATGGCGTGATCCTCTATGCCGCGCCCCAGACGGACATCACCGAACAGGTGCTGCAAGTCCTGAACAAAGACACCATTGCTCCCGCCGCAGACAAGACGAACCAGCAGAACCAGACCCAGCCAAACACCACCAAACCCAAAGACCCCTTCGATTTCGGTGCTCCCGGCAAACCATGA
- the gcvPB gene encoding aminomethyl-transferring glycine dehydrogenase subunit GcvPB has translation MSETIFELSSPGRRGCTLPNREIDTPLSSIFPSEMMREKDARLPEVSELDVMRHYIALSHKNHFIEKGLYPLGSCTMKYNPKVHETLVRHSCFNNLHPYQPEITLQGSLELLYELQDDLAEISGMAGVTLQPVAGAQGEFAGLKIIAAYHKAKGNHHKTKIIIPDSAHGTNPATCSLVGFDVVELKSNAEGRCDIDRLREIVDENTAGFMLTNPNTLGLFEAQIEEISKLIHGVDGLIYMDGANLNALMGIVKPGKIGFDVLHFNLHKTFATPHGGGGPGCGPVGVVEKLLPYLPVPMIAKNENGYFFDYGHQATSIGKVHTFYGNFAVMLRAFFYIKMLGAEGLRKVSENAVINANYLMKLIEADYHVTYNEYCMHEFVADSSWQKKEYGVNTLDIAKRLLDKGFHAPTIYFPLIVPEAMMIEPTETESKQSIDAFAAAMIEIAQEIRENPELLHEAPLTTPVRRVDDVRAVKVLDPIFKIET, from the coding sequence ATGTCTGAAACGATATTTGAATTAAGCTCTCCCGGCAGGCGCGGTTGCACGCTGCCAAATCGCGAGATCGACACTCCGCTCTCGTCCATCTTTCCATCGGAAATGATGCGCGAAAAAGACGCCCGTCTTCCCGAAGTGAGCGAGCTCGACGTGATGCGACACTACATCGCGCTTTCCCACAAGAATCACTTCATCGAAAAGGGTCTTTATCCATTGGGAAGCTGCACGATGAAATATAACCCCAAAGTGCATGAAACTCTGGTGCGCCATTCTTGTTTCAACAACCTGCATCCCTATCAACCGGAGATCACTCTGCAGGGCTCTCTGGAGCTGCTATACGAGCTTCAAGACGACTTGGCTGAGATATCCGGTATGGCAGGCGTCACTTTGCAACCCGTAGCCGGTGCGCAGGGCGAATTTGCGGGACTGAAGATCATCGCTGCCTATCACAAAGCCAAGGGCAATCATCACAAGACCAAGATCATCATTCCGGACAGCGCCCACGGCACCAATCCCGCCACCTGCTCGTTGGTCGGGTTTGACGTTGTCGAATTGAAATCCAATGCTGAAGGACGCTGCGACATCGATCGCTTAAGAGAGATCGTGGATGAGAACACCGCGGGATTCATGCTCACCAACCCAAACACGCTTGGGCTATTTGAAGCCCAGATCGAGGAGATCTCGAAACTCATTCACGGCGTGGACGGTCTGATCTATATGGACGGCGCAAATCTGAACGCTCTGATGGGCATCGTCAAACCCGGCAAGATCGGTTTCGATGTCCTGCACTTCAATCTGCACAAGACCTTTGCGACACCTCACGGCGGCGGCGGACCCGGTTGCGGACCTGTCGGAGTGGTGGAAAAGCTTCTGCCCTACCTACCTGTCCCGATGATCGCCAAAAACGAAAATGGCTATTTCTTCGATTATGGACACCAAGCCACTTCCATCGGCAAAGTGCACACTTTCTACGGCAATTTTGCCGTCATGCTGAGGGCGTTTTTCTATATCAAGATGCTCGGCGCCGAGGGTTTGCGCAAGGTCTCCGAAAACGCCGTCATCAACGCTAATTATCTAATGAAGCTGATCGAAGCGGATTATCACGTCACCTACAATGAATATTGCATGCACGAATTTGTCGCGGATTCCTCCTGGCAGAAAAAGGAATATGGCGTGAACACCTTGGATATCGCCAAGCGTCTGCTTGACAAAGGTTTCCATGCCCCCACGATCTATTTCCCGCTGATCGTTCCAGAAGCGATGATGATTGAACCCACCGAGACCGAAAGCAAGCAGTCCATCGATGCCTTTGCCGCCGCGATGATAGAAATCGCGCAGGAAATCAGGGAAAACCCGGAATTATTACATGAGGCGCCTCTCACCACACCGGTTCGCCGTGTGGATGACGTACGTGCCGTCAAGGTGCTCGATCCCATATTTAAGATCGAAACATAA